In a genomic window of Occallatibacter riparius:
- a CDS encoding HlyD family secretion protein — MATAVNPAPAAGPELISETHLASKSFWSPKRIALAAALLIAAAAGTAWWLYARQFETTDDAQVDGHFAQLSTRVSGTVVEVNPQVENDHYVTAGTIIMRLDPRDYQADLDHARAIFITKQAEANSAGLQVSITHATALSRLHVAQAEEKVAMESVAEAEAALDAAHTRVRQDAAVAAHAERDRVRYAALVEKREISRSYYDARETESKTSADALAADQAAEAAAARKVAEAERTVAQRRAEIDAAETAPQQISDARAQSASANGALEQARADVRTAELNLSYTTVYAPVSGVIGHKTVEVGNRIQPGQTLLTIVPIDDIWVTANFKETQLRRMHAGEQVTVHVDSFGRDYRGTVEDLAGASGPLFSLFPPENASGNYVKIVQRFPVRIHIDAGQDPEHQLRPGMSVEAKVRVR; from the coding sequence ATGGCTACAGCAGTAAATCCGGCCCCCGCAGCGGGCCCCGAGCTTATCTCGGAAACACACCTCGCCTCCAAATCCTTCTGGAGCCCCAAACGAATAGCTCTCGCTGCGGCTCTCCTCATCGCCGCCGCTGCCGGAACCGCGTGGTGGCTCTATGCGCGCCAGTTCGAGACTACAGACGACGCGCAGGTCGACGGCCATTTCGCGCAGCTCAGCACGCGCGTCAGCGGAACCGTCGTTGAGGTAAACCCGCAGGTTGAGAACGATCATTACGTCACCGCCGGAACCATCATCATGCGGCTCGACCCCCGTGATTATCAGGCCGACCTCGACCATGCGCGCGCCATTTTCATAACGAAGCAAGCCGAAGCCAATTCGGCTGGTCTGCAAGTATCTATCACCCACGCCACCGCCCTCAGCCGGCTCCACGTCGCCCAGGCGGAAGAGAAGGTCGCGATGGAAAGCGTCGCTGAAGCAGAAGCCGCGCTCGATGCAGCGCACACCCGTGTGCGGCAGGATGCCGCTGTAGCCGCTCACGCCGAACGCGATCGCGTTCGCTATGCGGCCCTTGTCGAGAAGCGCGAAATCTCGCGGTCCTATTACGACGCGCGTGAGACCGAGTCGAAGACCTCCGCCGATGCGCTTGCCGCAGATCAGGCAGCCGAAGCCGCGGCGGCACGCAAAGTCGCTGAAGCCGAGCGCACGGTCGCGCAGCGCCGCGCCGAGATCGATGCCGCCGAAACCGCTCCGCAGCAAATTTCCGACGCTCGTGCCCAGTCCGCATCGGCGAACGGCGCTCTCGAACAGGCTCGCGCCGATGTGCGCACAGCCGAGTTGAACCTCAGCTATACAACCGTCTACGCACCTGTCAGCGGCGTCATCGGCCACAAAACGGTGGAAGTCGGCAATCGCATTCAACCCGGCCAGACACTGCTCACCATCGTTCCCATCGATGACATATGGGTCACCGCTAACTTCAAGGAGACGCAGCTTCGCCGCATGCACGCCGGTGAACAAGTCACGGTCCACGTTGACAGCTTCGGCCGCGACTATCGCGGCACCGTCGAAGATCTCGCCGGCGCATCCGGTCCGCTCTTCAGCCTCTTCCCTCCTGAGAACGCTAGCGGCAACTACGTCAAGATCGTCCAGCGATTCCCTGTTCGCATACACATCGACGCCGGCCAGGACCCCGAGCATCAGCTTCGTCCGGGCATGTCCGTTGAAGCCAAGGTACGCGTTCGCTAA